One window of Dehalococcoidia bacterium genomic DNA carries:
- the glmS gene encoding glutamine--fructose-6-phosphate transaminase (isomerizing) produces MCGIVGYAGYREAQPVLLESLKRLEYRGYDSCGIATLGNRLILQKDVGRVVDFEKNISIGQGNIGIGHTRWATHGGVTVANAHPHVDCSGKIAVVHNGVIENFQKLREELIGEGHKFSSDTDTEVIAHLIEKYYQGNLEEAVSMALMCVTGTYAIVVLAEGHKELVLAKRESPLVIGVGDKENFVASDVAALLDYTNKVIYLEDGDLGVISDRNIIITNNGKKVRRDEQTVPWSVEEAQKSGYEHFMLKEIHEQPKAIESTLKGHISFIEPVVKLEMAKRQKGSLKDALIVACGTSYHAGLIGEYIFEKLCKIPVRAKIASEFNHCEMALNKTWVLGITQSGETTDTLRALQKAKGLGCLTTGITNVQGSSVTRIADQVFYTYSGPEIGVAATKTFLTQLTTLYLLALSFAPTSVLDIKDYRRLIEELKFLPSKVQRVLDNEEVIARYGKELSRYDNAFYVGRGINYPVAMEGALKLKEISYIHAEAYAAGELKHGPFALLRANTPVVAITARDDTYQPMLTSIREIKARGPQVIALAEEGDRDIDPFVDAVIRVPKVDPLFSPFVNSVALQLLAYYAAKERGCPIDLPANLAKSVTVP; encoded by the coding sequence ATGTGTGGTATTGTTGGATACGCCGGCTACAGGGAAGCCCAGCCGGTCCTGCTGGAATCCCTCAAGAGACTGGAGTATCGAGGCTATGATTCCTGCGGTATCGCTACTCTGGGCAATAGACTCATTCTGCAAAAGGATGTGGGACGGGTGGTGGATTTCGAGAAGAATATCTCCATCGGCCAGGGAAATATAGGAATCGGTCATACTCGGTGGGCCACTCATGGGGGAGTAACTGTTGCCAATGCTCATCCTCACGTCGATTGCAGCGGCAAGATTGCTGTGGTTCACAATGGGGTTATCGAGAATTTTCAGAAACTCAGAGAAGAGTTGATCGGGGAAGGGCACAAGTTTAGTTCGGATACCGATACTGAGGTCATTGCTCACCTGATAGAGAAGTATTACCAGGGTAATCTGGAAGAAGCAGTATCCATGGCTTTGATGTGCGTAACGGGCACCTATGCCATTGTAGTGCTGGCAGAAGGGCACAAGGAGCTTGTGTTAGCCAAGAGAGAGAGCCCATTGGTCATTGGGGTGGGAGACAAGGAGAATTTTGTGGCTTCCGATGTGGCGGCCTTGCTGGATTATACCAACAAGGTGATCTATCTGGAAGATGGCGATCTCGGCGTTATATCAGACAGGAATATTATCATTACCAATAACGGCAAAAAGGTGCGGCGGGATGAACAGACGGTTCCCTGGAGTGTGGAGGAAGCGCAGAAGTCCGGGTATGAGCATTTCATGCTCAAAGAGATCCACGAACAGCCCAAGGCCATTGAAAGTACTCTCAAGGGCCACATCTCATTCATCGAGCCTGTGGTGAAACTGGAAATGGCCAAGAGGCAAAAAGGAAGTCTGAAAGACGCCCTCATAGTGGCTTGCGGAACCTCTTACCATGCCGGATTGATTGGAGAATACATTTTCGAGAAACTCTGTAAGATTCCTGTGAGGGCGAAGATCGCTTCCGAATTCAATCATTGTGAGATGGCGCTGAACAAGACGTGGGTATTGGGGATCACCCAATCGGGAGAAACCACCGATACGCTGCGAGCCCTTCAAAAAGCAAAGGGGCTTGGATGTTTAACTACGGGAATCACCAACGTTCAGGGAAGCAGCGTTACTCGTATTGCCGATCAGGTATTCTACACTTACTCGGGGCCGGAGATCGGAGTGGCTGCCACCAAAACCTTCTTGACTCAATTGACTACACTGTACTTATTAGCCCTATCCTTTGCCCCGACCAGTGTTCTGGATATCAAGGATTATAGAAGGCTGATCGAGGAACTGAAGTTCTTGCCTTCCAAAGTACAGCGAGTGCTGGACAACGAGGAAGTGATTGCCCGGTATGGCAAAGAGCTATCCCGGTATGATAACGCCTTCTATGTTGGCCGGGGGATCAATTATCCGGTAGCCATGGAAGGGGCGCTGAAATTGAAAGAGATTTCCTATATCCATGCCGAAGCCTATGCTGCCGGGGAACTCAAACATGGGCCCTTTGCGCTCCTTCGTGCCAATACGCCGGTGGTTGCCATTACCGCCAGGGATGACACCTATCAGCCTATGCTGACCAGCATCAGGGAGATCAAAGCCAGAGGACCGCAGGTCATTGCCCTGGCCGAGGAGGGGGATAGAGATATCGACCCGTTTGTGGATGCCGTTATCCGAGTCCCCAAGGTCGATCCCCTGTTTTCGCCGTTTGTGAACTCGGTGGCGCTGCAGCTTCTGGCCTATTATGCCGCCAAAGAGAGAGGCTGCCCCATTGACCTGCCTGCCAATCTGGCCAAGAGCGTGACGGTGCCGTAG
- a CDS encoding sugar phosphate nucleotidyltransferase, which produces MEKRITQAIILAAGEGQRLKPFTKLMPKVMLPIAGKPILQYVVEALAQNGVRRVVMVVGYRKEHVQDYFASGKEFGVDIEYVIQPHQLGTAHALEQARGVADDRFLVVAGDNIISPDSIAPLVNAQSNTVLIRAQDDISKYGVVMVRDGRVKEIIEEPSKKVSSLVNTGTYALNKEVFSFIGDEVNLPAVLQKMINQGCDIMAQETRGTWLDAVYPWDILELNNLILGGISPSLGGVIEDGVTVKGLVSVGDRTVIRSNSYIVGPVVIGEGCEIGPGVCIFPSTSIGKNVFISPFSIVGNSAIGDNVTIGANSSLQDTVIAPGVIIRNHFSACSRETSVLVEDEHQRVKMGAIIGGYSDLGDNVVVEPGVVVGNHCRIKSMKVIRQNIPDGSLVI; this is translated from the coding sequence ATGGAAAAAAGGATAACTCAGGCCATCATTCTTGCCGCCGGTGAAGGGCAGAGGTTGAAGCCATTCACTAAACTGATGCCCAAGGTGATGTTGCCTATAGCCGGAAAACCCATCCTCCAATATGTTGTCGAGGCTCTTGCCCAGAACGGTGTTCGCCGTGTTGTGATGGTTGTGGGGTATCGCAAGGAACATGTACAGGACTATTTTGCCTCCGGAAAAGAATTCGGCGTGGACATCGAGTATGTCATTCAGCCTCATCAGTTAGGCACGGCGCATGCCTTGGAGCAAGCCAGGGGTGTAGCCGATGATCGATTCCTTGTCGTTGCCGGCGATAATATCATCAGTCCGGACTCCATTGCACCGCTGGTCAATGCTCAGTCGAACACGGTGCTTATAAGGGCCCAGGATGATATATCGAAATATGGGGTGGTAATGGTGCGTGACGGCAGGGTGAAAGAGATTATCGAAGAGCCTTCTAAAAAGGTCAGCAGCCTGGTAAACACCGGGACATATGCCCTTAACAAGGAGGTTTTCAGTTTTATCGGGGATGAGGTAAACTTACCCGCCGTTCTTCAGAAAATGATAAACCAGGGGTGCGATATCATGGCCCAGGAAACACGAGGGACGTGGCTGGATGCAGTCTATCCCTGGGATATATTGGAGTTGAACAATCTGATTCTGGGCGGGATTTCTCCCAGCCTGGGTGGCGTTATAGAGGATGGCGTAACGGTAAAGGGACTGGTCTCTGTTGGAGATCGAACGGTTATCAGATCGAACAGTTACATCGTGGGGCCGGTGGTGATTGGTGAGGGGTGTGAGATTGGACCCGGAGTGTGCATTTTCCCCTCTACCAGCATCGGAAAGAATGTCTTCATTTCGCCCTTCAGCATCGTGGGGAATAGCGCTATTGGGGACAATGTGACCATAGGGGCAAACTCATCATTGCAGGATACGGTAATTGCCCCCGGAGTCATCATCAGGAACCATTTCTCAGCCTGCAGTAGAGAAACCAGCGTGCTCGTTGAGGATGAACATCAGCGAGTCAAAATGGGAGCCATCATCGGGGGCTACTCCGATCTGGGGGATAACGTTGTTGTCGAACCCGGAGTCGTCGTCGGCAATCACTGCCGGATCAAGTCAATGAAGGTAATCCGTCAGAATATTCCTGATGGAAGTTTGGTGATATAG
- a CDS encoding sugar phosphate nucleotidyltransferase, with the protein MKAVILAAGEGKRMHPLTYTRPKVMVPIAGKPILEHVILEIKQSGITEIVFVVGYFDQAIRDYFGDGERWGLKIEYATQRKQTGTADAVATIKNLVGPHFLLANGDAVIKSEFIREAIAGDANKMSLIELKDTADMGVVEVDEQRVRRIHEKVQNPPSNLVNAGLYRFTPEIFEAISETPKSTRGEYELTDSLQLLIDRGVPVAYQMIGSWINISYPWDLLQANEELLAELESRSEGDVEENVVLKGFVSVGKGSVIRSGSYIVGPVIIGEGCDIGPNCYIRPSTAIGDRCHIGAAVEVKNSIIMNNTKIPHLSYVGDSIIGENCNLGAGTKVANLKLNKRNVQVGGIDTGRRKLGAILGDGVQTGINCSLNVGCSIGNDTIVGPGMVARGMIRPRARIF; encoded by the coding sequence ATGAAAGCAGTCATCCTGGCCGCTGGTGAAGGGAAACGGATGCATCCCCTCACTTATACCAGGCCCAAGGTCATGGTGCCTATCGCAGGCAAGCCGATACTGGAACACGTGATTTTGGAGATCAAGCAGTCCGGTATAACAGAAATCGTGTTTGTGGTGGGCTACTTCGATCAGGCTATACGAGACTATTTTGGAGACGGCGAGCGGTGGGGTCTGAAGATCGAATATGCCACACAGCGAAAGCAAACGGGGACTGCCGATGCAGTGGCCACCATCAAGAACCTGGTGGGCCCCCATTTTCTGCTGGCCAACGGCGATGCCGTCATCAAGAGTGAATTCATCCGCGAGGCCATCGCCGGAGATGCGAACAAGATGAGCCTCATCGAATTGAAAGATACCGCCGATATGGGTGTGGTGGAAGTGGATGAACAAAGAGTGCGGCGAATTCACGAAAAGGTTCAGAATCCCCCCTCGAATTTGGTGAACGCGGGCCTCTACCGGTTCACCCCGGAAATTTTTGAAGCCATTTCCGAAACGCCAAAATCGACAAGAGGCGAATACGAACTGACCGATTCCCTCCAGTTATTGATTGACAGAGGCGTGCCGGTTGCCTATCAGATGATCGGCTCATGGATCAATATCAGCTACCCGTGGGACTTGCTCCAGGCTAATGAAGAGCTGCTGGCTGAACTGGAATCGCGAAGTGAGGGAGATGTGGAAGAGAACGTCGTCCTCAAAGGATTTGTATCTGTTGGCAAAGGCTCAGTGATCAGATCAGGGTCATATATTGTGGGACCGGTAATCATCGGTGAAGGCTGCGATATCGGACCGAATTGCTACATTCGCCCCAGCACGGCAATCGGAGATCGGTGTCATATCGGTGCGGCGGTTGAAGTGAAAAACTCCATCATCATGAACAATACCAAGATCCCCCATCTGAGCTACGTCGGGGACAGTATCATCGGGGAGAATTGCAATCTTGGCGCCGGCACCAAAGTAGCCAACTTGAAATTGAATAAGCGCAACGTACAAGTGGGCGGCATCGATACCGGCCGGCGCAAACTGGGAGCCATCCTTGGAGATGGGGTGCAGACCGGCATCAATTGCTCTTTGAATGTCGGATGCAGCATCGGAAATGATACCATTGTCGGTCCGGGAATGGTAGCTAGAGGGATGATTCGTCCCAGGGCAAGGATTTTCTAG
- a CDS encoding exosortase-associated EpsI family protein: MDFLRRYSLILGLSTLIAVIVLLFSSSDLFFSSGATFISTELNKSSGNETFVKTRLDIGDPEHTAQFPLQMGDWRGYDYDTSQWEDLLGTKVMLMRGYTRPGVYQPIFFLISQSATSTSFHPPRVCYTAQGYNVREQTKDQVIVPGTDLLGKSDDMIIPVERMIVTKDDKDGNITERRVVLHFFVKGNQFKTNTITWIRMEALSPREGSYEGQLTLEKEFLSQAIPLMFASAQKEDWNPVIADLADWGVGGYIIIVLLLSIPLALIIFPKTPWGKRPAIKPEPEL; this comes from the coding sequence ATGGATTTTCTGAGACGCTATTCCCTGATTCTGGGGCTCAGTACACTGATTGCCGTCATTGTGCTGTTGTTCTCCTCCTCCGATCTCTTCTTCTCCTCCGGGGCCACCTTCATCAGCACCGAGTTGAATAAGTCTTCCGGGAATGAGACTTTTGTAAAAACCCGGCTGGATATCGGCGACCCGGAGCACACCGCCCAATTTCCGCTGCAGATGGGAGATTGGAGAGGCTACGATTACGATACCTCCCAATGGGAGGACTTACTGGGAACGAAAGTGATGCTGATGCGCGGATATACTCGCCCCGGCGTATACCAGCCCATCTTTTTCCTCATCTCACAATCGGCAACATCCACCAGCTTCCATCCGCCACGGGTATGCTATACGGCTCAGGGGTACAACGTGCGAGAGCAGACCAAAGACCAGGTGATCGTCCCCGGGACGGATCTACTCGGCAAATCCGATGACATGATCATACCGGTTGAGAGGATGATCGTCACCAAAGACGATAAGGATGGGAACATCACCGAGCGACGGGTGGTCCTGCATTTCTTTGTGAAAGGCAACCAGTTCAAGACCAACACCATCACCTGGATCCGCATGGAGGCGCTGTCGCCGCGAGAGGGATCTTACGAAGGCCAGCTCACCCTGGAAAAAGAGTTCCTCAGCCAGGCGATCCCGCTGATGTTTGCCTCTGCTCAGAAGGAGGATTGGAACCCGGTAATCGCCGATCTGGCCGATTGGGGAGTTGGCGGATACATCATCATCGTTCTTTTGCTTTCCATACCGCTTGCCCTTATCATCTTCCCCAAAACCCCCTGGGGAAAACGCCCGGCCATCAAGCCCGAGCCTGAGCTATGA
- a CDS encoding exosortase/archaeosortase family protein, translated as MKINRKTVAGMAITLGILTLFFWPTFRWLYDSWVAGGFLNRDNPYSHGFLIPLISAFIVWARRDQMEETKPAILGIFVLALGAALYLVSFNQDMRSLGALSLLIVLTGLVIAFLGIRTTRAMAFPLFFLLFMIPPPFIQDLTYDLQTISSDSSVWIAQKVGVDVTTQGNLIFLGDAADPSATLDVGPACSGINTLVAMVALAALCAFVLRGAMYKRVFLFALAFPLAIAANTLRLAAIVVRADSRGLDSAITLHDWSDPLFFGIAGLLLVLFALMFSLTLAYQKPPPINAKVILMRVWVLIMILANVAAAMFSLAGSTIDGGMLEHTAVWILGLLFALAVFNIACGIALLEWKRWGLYGLAAASVVVLIISLAIGEGIIGSLVSLLGVAVLYGLLHISSQESVQGSKFNVQ; from the coding sequence ATGAAGATAAACCGCAAAACTGTGGCCGGGATGGCGATCACGCTGGGTATACTGACGCTCTTCTTCTGGCCCACGTTCCGCTGGCTGTATGATTCGTGGGTCGCCGGGGGTTTTCTCAATCGCGATAATCCCTACAGTCACGGATTCCTGATCCCCTTGATCTCCGCATTCATCGTCTGGGCCAGGCGGGATCAGATGGAAGAGACGAAACCTGCAATTCTGGGGATTTTTGTCCTGGCGCTCGGAGCAGCGCTCTACCTGGTAAGCTTCAACCAGGATATGAGAAGCCTCGGGGCGCTTTCACTACTGATCGTTCTCACCGGGCTGGTCATTGCTTTTCTGGGCATCCGCACCACCAGAGCCATGGCATTCCCGCTCTTTTTCCTGCTGTTCATGATCCCTCCTCCATTCATTCAAGATCTCACTTATGACCTGCAAACGATCTCCAGCGATTCCTCCGTCTGGATTGCGCAAAAAGTAGGGGTTGATGTGACCACCCAGGGGAACCTGATCTTCCTGGGCGATGCTGCCGACCCTTCCGCCACGCTTGATGTTGGCCCCGCTTGCAGCGGCATCAACACGCTGGTAGCCATGGTAGCTCTGGCGGCGCTTTGCGCCTTTGTTCTCCGCGGCGCCATGTATAAACGAGTGTTCCTGTTTGCCCTGGCCTTTCCCCTGGCCATCGCTGCCAATACGTTGAGGCTGGCCGCCATCGTGGTCAGAGCCGATAGCCGCGGACTGGATTCGGCCATCACGTTGCACGATTGGTCCGATCCCCTGTTCTTCGGCATTGCCGGGCTGCTGTTAGTCCTTTTTGCCCTGATGTTTAGCTTGACTCTCGCCTACCAGAAACCTCCGCCAATTAACGCTAAGGTTATCCTGATGAGAGTGTGGGTGCTGATAATGATTCTGGCTAATGTGGCTGCTGCCATGTTCAGCCTGGCGGGCAGCACCATCGATGGGGGAATGCTGGAGCACACCGCGGTATGGATACTGGGATTGCTGTTTGCACTGGCTGTTTTCAACATTGCCTGTGGAATTGCCCTGCTCGAATGGAAACGGTGGGGGCTTTACGGATTGGCTGCCGCAAGCGTTGTGGTTTTGATTATCAGCCTTGCTATCGGCGAAGGCATTATTGGGTCACTTGTCAGCCTGTTAGGCGTTGCCGTCCTGTATGGATTGCTTCACATCAGTAGTCAAGAGTCAGTTCAAGGTTCGAAGTTCAACGTTCAATAG
- a CDS encoding DUF1616 domain-containing protein, whose protein sequence is MFARPKKNTIEDAGIMKNWGGSGLDRVFTAILAVAILAGIGAISYTIANPGTQEVFTEFYLLGPDGKAYGYPSELKVGEEGSSILGIVNQEHRSMSYQVELISGGDLYEEMSPITLTHGETWQQEVRFALQKPGKAQMIQFLLYKIRTLGNEQNKHTSLSLWLGRENLKAVTINTGSAEAAYEIRVRIDARLTENDKSLTELRSLGSAVVAPGEEWKLAPEYVYPEAVWQNAEFLLYRDGKLIYREKSLGGYPELHLLINVTGSTG, encoded by the coding sequence ATATTCGCCCGCCCAAAGAAGAACACTATCGAGGACGCAGGTATCATGAAGAACTGGGGAGGCAGTGGTCTGGACAGGGTTTTTACGGCTATCCTTGCGGTTGCCATTCTCGCGGGCATTGGCGCCATCTCATACACAATCGCCAACCCGGGAACGCAAGAGGTTTTCACCGAATTCTACCTCCTCGGGCCGGACGGAAAGGCTTACGGCTATCCCAGTGAGCTGAAGGTGGGTGAGGAAGGCAGTTCAATCCTGGGGATTGTGAACCAGGAACACCGCTCCATGAGCTACCAGGTGGAACTGATTTCGGGCGGAGACCTCTATGAAGAAATGTCCCCGATCACGCTGACACACGGAGAGACATGGCAGCAAGAAGTCAGGTTCGCCCTCCAGAAACCGGGAAAAGCTCAGATGATTCAGTTTCTCTTGTATAAAATACGCACTCTGGGAAATGAACAAAACAAGCATACTTCGCTTTCTCTCTGGCTGGGGCGAGAGAATTTAAAAGCTGTTACTATTAACACCGGAAGCGCTGAAGCAGCTTACGAAATCAGAGTAAGAATTGATGCCCGGCTGACTGAAAACGACAAGTCTCTGACCGAACTCAGGTCGCTCGGTTCCGCCGTTGTGGCTCCCGGAGAAGAGTGGAAGCTTGCACCCGAATACGTCTACCCGGAGGCGGTCTGGCAAAACGCCGAGTTCCTGCTTTACCGCGATGGAAAGCTCATCTATCGAGAGAAATCACTTGGCGGATATCCGGAACTTCACCTGCTGATCAACGTGACCGGCTCAACAGGATAG